The sequence GCGAACGGGTCCATGGCGATCTTCCTTCCCTCGATGCATAGCTCGCCAGACATCCTGCGAGGCGTAAAGGAAAATTGAGCAACGCTGGTCAGCCCAGCGATGACTGCGCAGGAATGTTGCCTCGCCGTTGGAAAACCGACGACGTTCGGCAATCCCTGCGCGCTACAGACCCATCAGCATCGCGACGACGGCGGAACACCACGCGAGCGAGAGAGCAATCGCAGCGACGGAGCGAAGCCGGGCTCGCGCGAATCCTGTCACCGCGGGGACGAAGCTCGACAGCGCAAGCACGCCAGACGCACCGAGCAGCACGCGTCGCAAGAGCCCGCGCCACGCTTCGCTGCGCACGAACTCGTCGGCAAGCTCGCCGCGCAACAAGAACACCGCCCCCATCAGCAGCCACGCGCTTCCCACCAACCACAGCGCCGCCGAACTCGCTCGTCCAGGAGGCGGGACCAGAGTCAGTGGCACGCTGCGCGGAGCGATGGACGGCCAGAGTGAGGGCATCTGCGCTGGTGAACGGTGGCGCGGAAGAAAGCTTGAGCGGCGCGCCGATTGCAGCGTCTTGCATGCCGGAGTAGGGGTTGGACCATGGCTCCGACGACGCCTCGTTACGAGCTCTACTACTGGCCGACCATTCAGGGCCGCGGCGAGTTCGTACGTCTCGCTCTCGAGGCCGCGGGCGCGACCTACGACGACGTGGCACGTCGACCGGAGAAGGACGGCGGTGGCGTGCCGGCGCTCATTCGCGTACTGCAAGAAGGAAGCGACGAGTGGCTGCCCTTCGCTCCCCCGGTCCTTCGCTTCGACGGAGTCACGGTCAGCCAGACGGCCGCGATCTTGGACGAGATCGCGCCGACGTTGAGGCTCGTTCGGTCTTCGAAGCGTGCGCTGGCCCTCGCCTATCAATTGACGGTGGCAGACTTCGTGAGCGAAGTGCACGACACTCACCATCCCGTGTCACCCATGCTCCACTACGAGGATCAGGTCGACGCGGCAAAGTCGCGCGCGCGCGCCTTCCGGGCAGAGCGCATGCCAAAGTACCTTCGCTATTTCGAACGGGTACTGGAGCGCGGCAGCGACGACGGGCCTTGGCTCTTCGGCGACGAGCCGAGCTATGTCGATCTTTCCCTGTTCCAACTCATCTCGGGCCTGCGCTACGCGTTTCCCAACGCAACGGAGCGTTTCGTCCATGAGGTTCCGCACCTACTCGCGTTGGCCGAACGCGTGAACCAAGTGCCGAACATCGCGCGCTACTTGGCGTCGGAGCGCCGTCTGCCCTTCAATCAGAACGGGATCTTCCGTCACTATCCGGAGCTGGATCCCTAGCTGCCGTCCAAAACGCGAAGGCTTCGTCCAGATACACTTCACGCGCGCCGTGGCCGGTCGCGTGGGCGCGCACCTGGACTGGCCAGCCCAGGTGCGTCAGGGTTTTCGCCAACGCGTCCGCACCGGGGCCGACGGAGTCCTGCTTGCCGTATCCGATGTAGAACGGTCGCGGTGCGAGGGAGCCCGCGGTCTTCACGTTCAGGTTCGCTCCCCCGGACATGGCGCCATAGCCGTCGACCGCGAGGGCGCCGTGCAGAGCTGCAGCGACGACGAAGTACGCCCCCGCCGAGGAGCCCGCGAGGTACACGCGATCGAAGTGCACGCCGAGGGTCCGCTCCAGTTTCTCGCGCTTGGCCTTTAGCTTGTCGACGAAGGGCGGCGCCTGCCGAGGAAAGGCCACTCCGGACGTCGGCCAACTCCACCATTTCGTGTGCCCTTTGGGGGCAAAGCCTTGTTCTCCCCGGGGAATGAGCGCGGCGACGCCGGCGCGCTTGGCCGCGCTCGCTACCACACGCTCGAAGTTCGTCTTCTGTACGCTCTCTCCGCGGGGGGGAACGATGCCGTGCAGATAGATGAGCAGCTGCGACGTGCGCTTCTCGGGCAGCACGAAACAGGTTTCCTCGTCAAGCACCGCGACCTCGTCGATGCACCAGTCGGTTTGCGCGCGAGGCGGCAGTGGCGGCGGCCAGGGCGCTGTTCTCTGCGCAGAGGCGCTGGGCGCGGCGGTGGCCGTGTTGGTTGTCGACGTGTTCGACGTCGACGAGTGGGTTGTCGCCGCGATCGTGCCGGGCGCCGCTGTGGACGCAGACGCCGCTCGCCGCGCGTCCCCGGGCGTCGCCCTCGCAGGCGGCGAGGCGATGGCATGCGCCCCCTGTTCCGCACCTGGCGCGGGTCGACAGCTCGGCAGGCAAAGCAAGAGAGCTCCGCCGAGAACACACGTGCACCAATGCCCTGCGGCACACCCCGTCAGTGCGGCGGTCATTTCACTGCTTGGGCCGTGGCTTCGGCGGCCGTGCGCCGCTCTGTGGCACGTCCACGCAGCTCCGGTGGCAACTTCTTTTCCGCGGACGCGTAGCGCGCCGCAACGTCTTGCCAATACTTGCGCGGAGCGTTGGCGGGCGGCGCGGTCTCGAGCAGAACTCCCGCGGCGAAAGCGGCGAAGCCTGCGAGCGAGGGACTGCGCTTGCCCAGACCATCAAGAGGCGCAACCTGCGTCAGCTCGGCAGGCAGGTGCGGCCCTTGCAGCATCATCGCGGCAGCATCTTTCGGGCCGTGTTTCAACACATCGGCGAGCGCCACGAGCAGTTCGGGCTCGGCGCCCGAAAGCCCAGCGGCCACCTGGCCTGCATGCGCGAAATCCTCGGCGCGCCAATAGGTGCGACCCATCTCGAACAAGTGCCGCGCATACAGCCGGCGCGTGTCGGCTTCCGGCTTGGCCGCGTCGAGTCTCAAGCGAACGAAGGCAGGAAGCCCGCGGTGCAGCAGACTACGCATCATGCCCGGTCGGGTCACGTCGGCGTCGGGCACTAACAGCGAAACGTAGAAGGTCGGAAGCACTTCGGCCAAAGCCTCGTCCCAGGGCTGTGCTCCTTCCGGTTCTACGGGGCCAGGCAAGAGCAAAGCATCCAAGGCATCGATGCGCCGTCCGGCATACAGCGTGGAGAGCATCTTGCGCGCGCGAGCGACTCGCTCGTCGTGCAGTACGCCGACGTCCGACAGCAGCCGCAAGCCGACCAGCGCGGCGTCGCGCCCGCGTGCCTTGCGAGGCTCGAGAGCTTGATCCAGTGTGGCGTAGTAGGCCTCGGTCAGCTCGTCGTCGCCACGGATGTCGTCGGGAAGCGGCGCGGAGCGTGCCACTTCGACGAAGCGCATGTCGGCCATGCCGGCTTCCACGGCGACGATGCCTTTGCCGTATCCAGACAGGGCCGCGCCCTGATTCGACAGCTCGAACACCGCGGCCGCCTGGCCCTGAATCCACTTGGCCAGGGTGCCTTTGACGAAGGCGTCCACCCGCGCACGATCATGCGGTGGCGGCAGGACGGGAGGGGAGCGGACCAGACGTCGCAGGCGGGCAGCGATGGTGAGCCCCAAGAGCGCGTCCTTCACGTCGCTACGCGTCGACGCGGGCGGCGTGTAGTCCCCGACGAGCGCGTCGCGACACTCCGGCGCTGCGCGTTCGGCGCGCAAGGCCCGCACGACGCCCGTGGGAAACAGCGAACAACTTTCCAGGGCCCACAGCTCGGCGTCTCTCGCCGCCCCGTCCTTTCGTAGCGCGTTTGCCAGAAGGCGCTCCGACGTCTCGCGGGTACATGTCTGCAGCTTCGCTGGCGCTTTGGCAACGGGCTCACCGCAGCTCGCTGGCGGCGCACCCCAAGCAGCGTCGGTGGCGGCCGGCGGCGCGACGGGGGTCTCGACGGCAGGTGGTGGGTTGGTATCGGAGTGCGGCGCGCGCGCGGGCGGTGGGGGCGCTGCGCCGCAGCCAAATGTCAGCAACGCCAAACCGGAGACGAACGCACGCAGCATGAGCAAACGCATACCGTAGCGCCGCCCAACACAGCAAGAGGATCGACGGGCACAACCGCAGTCAGTGCCGGACAGTCCCTAGTTGGCGCAGGGCGCCGGCCAAGCGCTCGTAGTCCTGGGCGTCATTGTAGAGCTGCGCGGAAACTCGCAGGCAGCGCTGGCCGGGCGCGGGAAACGCGAAGATCGGGACCTCGATGGAGAAGCGCTCCAGCAACTCGGTTTGGAGTGGATCCAACTCGAACACGGATCCCGGAGGCGGTGCGGGCCAGGGCAGCGACACGGTGGCCATGCTGCCCAGCATGTGTTCGGGAGCAGGCGGTTCCAACGACAGCGTGTGGAGCAAGAGTTTGCGCCCCTCGACTGCCAGTGCATGGTTGCGCTCCATCAGGGCTTCGACGCTTCCCAGTTGGGCTCGCAAGAACTCGAGTGCCTCGGGCACGCATAGCGTGGCAGAGAAGTCGCCGGTCCCGCACCAGTCGAACTCCTCCCAGAGCTTGCTGCGCGGGCGCGTGGAAGAGTAGCCGTGACTGATGACCGCGGGGTGGAGTCCCTCTTGGCGATCACGCCGCACGAACAAGAAGCCTGCAGCCTTCGGCGCGCACAGCCACTTGTGGAAGTTCCCCGTGTAGTAGCTGGCGCCGAGCGCGCGAAGGTTCAGGGGCA comes from Polyangiaceae bacterium and encodes:
- a CDS encoding aminotransferase class V-fold PLP-dependent enzyme, translated to MPSAHANAFSLDSDVTYLNHGSFGACPKVVRAAQLAIMDEMERQPVRFFMRRLPELLERARTCVAELVGADALDIAFVRNATEGVNAVASSLRLAPGDEVLTTNHGYPACKNALRHHAERAGAKLVVATLPFPVADEAEVESAVLSCLSERTRLLMIDHVTSPTALVLPVERIVSAAEARGIPTLVDGAHAPGMLPLNLRALGASYYTGNFHKWLCAPKAAGFLFVRRDRQEGLHPAVISHGYSSTRPRSKLWEEFDWCGTGDFSATLCVPEALEFLRAQLGSVEALMERNHALAVEGRKLLLHTLSLEPPAPEHMLGSMATVSLPWPAPPPGSVFELDPLQTELLERFSIEVPIFAFPAPGQRCLRVSAQLYNDAQDYERLAGALRQLGTVRH
- a CDS encoding glutathione S-transferase, coding for MAPTTPRYELYYWPTIQGRGEFVRLALEAAGATYDDVARRPEKDGGGVPALIRVLQEGSDEWLPFAPPVLRFDGVTVSQTAAILDEIAPTLRLVRSSKRALALAYQLTVADFVSEVHDTHHPVSPMLHYEDQVDAAKSRARAFRAERMPKYLRYFERVLERGSDDGPWLFGDEPSYVDLSLFQLISGLRYAFPNATERFVHEVPHLLALAERVNQVPNIARYLASERRLPFNQNGIFRHYPELDP